Proteins found in one Cetobacterium somerae genomic segment:
- a CDS encoding ROK family transcriptional regulator: MDFTQSQLRILEMIKNKNKISRKRIAEELELTPAAITKSIEPLLQCGIVLEVSQRESTGGRRAIDLSLNKYWVGKILGISLTPTSLVISVGNVAGEIVKTKSYKISEDKELIDYLEKIIEKELEEEKGIKVISMAITGLINSEKGIIIFSPHYKRKKIDIRDRIEKRFNLPTLIENDVRAMALTEKYFGGAQDSENYVVLNVSEGIGSSIFVNGNLLSGHGFISGEIGHVVMDRSSLRRCSCGKRGCLEAEASNKAIINRLISMIKLNNYSSLKEKLNTKGIIGILDVLQGVKERDFLSTKVSTEAMVIIAHSIDMIISLINPEKIILVGELFKEKLLLNTLKLELQKVTLEEQKYDLIVSNMLDEMHTYNPISVVRHNLFKKNMWRDEI, translated from the coding sequence ATGGATTTTACACAATCTCAATTAAGAATATTAGAGATGATTAAAAATAAAAACAAAATATCAAGAAAAAGAATTGCTGAAGAGTTGGAACTAACTCCAGCAGCTATAACAAAATCAATTGAACCTTTATTACAATGTGGAATAGTTTTAGAAGTATCTCAAAGAGAATCAACTGGAGGAAGAAGAGCGATAGATTTATCTTTAAATAAATATTGGGTAGGAAAAATTTTGGGAATATCATTAACTCCTACATCGTTGGTAATATCAGTTGGAAATGTAGCTGGAGAGATAGTTAAAACAAAAAGTTATAAAATATCAGAAGATAAAGAGTTAATAGATTATTTAGAAAAAATTATTGAAAAAGAGTTAGAAGAGGAAAAAGGAATAAAAGTTATATCGATGGCAATAACTGGACTTATAAACTCAGAGAAGGGGATTATTATATTTTCTCCTCACTATAAAAGAAAAAAAATTGATATAAGAGATAGGATTGAAAAAAGATTTAATTTGCCGACACTAATAGAAAATGATGTTAGAGCTATGGCCTTAACAGAAAAATATTTTGGTGGAGCTCAGGATAGTGAAAATTATGTAGTTTTAAATGTTTCAGAAGGAATTGGAAGTTCAATATTTGTAAATGGGAATTTATTATCAGGTCATGGATTTATTTCTGGAGAGATTGGTCATGTAGTAATGGATAGAAGTAGTTTAAGAAGATGTTCTTGTGGAAAAAGAGGGTGTTTAGAAGCAGAGGCATCAAATAAAGCCATAATAAATAGACTTATTTCTATGATTAAATTGAATAACTATAGTTCGTTAAAAGAAAAATTAAATACCAAAGGAATAATTGGGATTCTAGATGTATTACAAGGAGTTAAAGAGAGAGATTTTTTAAGTACAAAGGTTAGTACAGAAGCCATGGTTATAATTGCTCACAGTATAGATATGATAATTTCTTTAATAAATCCAGAAAAAATAATTTTAGTAGGAGAGCTATTTAAAGAAAAATTACTTTTAAATACTTTGAAGTTAGAGTTACAAAAAGTTACTTTAGAGGAACAAAAATATGATTTGATAGTTTCAAATATGTTAGATGAAATGCATACTTATAATCCGATATCGGTTGTAAGACATAATTTATTTAAAAAAAATATGTGGAGGGATGAGATTTGA
- a CDS encoding galactokinase produces the protein MELINNLVKNFKKEFKKDEKTSVEVFFAPGRVNLIGEHIDYNGGKVFPCALDFGTYAVVTKREDKIFKMYSENFKELGIIEFSLDSLIYDKKDDWANYPKGVVKTFLDSGFNINSGFDVLFFGNIPNGAGLSSSASIEVLTSVILKSLFNLNINMVDMVKLSQKTENEFIGVNCGIMDQFSIGMGKKDHAILLDCNTLEYSYAPFILNNASIIIANTNKRRGLGESKYNERRASCENALKDLKDNGININTLCDMDSEKFENTKHFINSEEAIPRVRHAVTENERVLKAMKCLKDGDILTFGKLMNDSHKSLKDDYEVTGLELDSLVEAAWEEEGTIGSRMTGAGFGGCTVSLVKNDCIEKFIENVGKKYKEKTGLEATFYIGNPGDGAKKLGDF, from the coding sequence ATGGAACTTATCAATAACTTAGTAAAAAATTTTAAAAAAGAATTTAAAAAAGATGAGAAAACTTCAGTTGAAGTTTTCTTTGCACCAGGTAGAGTTAATCTAATTGGAGAACATATTGATTATAATGGTGGTAAAGTTTTCCCATGTGCTTTAGATTTTGGTACTTATGCAGTTGTAACTAAGAGAGAGGATAAAATTTTTAAAATGTATTCTGAAAATTTTAAAGAGTTAGGAATTATTGAATTTTCTTTAGATTCTTTAATATATGACAAAAAAGATGATTGGGCTAATTATCCAAAAGGTGTTGTAAAAACTTTTTTAGATTCTGGTTTTAATATAAATAGTGGATTTGATGTTTTATTCTTTGGAAATATTCCAAACGGTGCAGGTTTATCATCTTCTGCTTCTATTGAAGTTTTAACATCAGTTATTCTTAAATCTCTATTTAATTTAAATATTAATATGGTTGATATGGTTAAATTAAGTCAAAAAACAGAAAATGAATTTATTGGTGTTAATTGTGGTATTATGGATCAATTTTCTATTGGAATGGGTAAGAAAGATCACGCTATACTTTTAGACTGTAATACGCTTGAATATTCTTATGCTCCATTTATTTTAAATAATGCGTCTATTATTATTGCAAATACAAATAAAAGAAGAGGTCTTGGTGAATCTAAATATAATGAAAGAAGAGCTTCTTGTGAAAATGCACTAAAAGATTTAAAAGATAATGGTATTAACATTAATACTCTTTGTGATATGGATTCAGAAAAATTTGAAAATACAAAACATTTCATAAACTCTGAAGAAGCTATACCTAGAGTTAGACATGCTGTTACTGAAAATGAAAGAGTTTTAAAAGCTATGAAATGTTTAAAAGACGGAGATATCTTAACTTTTGGAAAACTTATGAATGATTCTCACAAATCTTTAAAAGATGATTATGAAGTTACTGGTCTTGAACTTGATAGTTTAGTTGAAGCAGCTTGGGAAGAAGAGGGAACTATCGGTTCTAGAATGACTGGTGCAGGATTTGGTGGTTGTACTGTATCTTTAGTAAAAAATGATTGTATTGAAAAATTTATTGAAAATGTTGGTAAAAAATACAAAGAAAAAACGGGTCTAGAAGCTACATTCTATATTGGTAATCCAGGAGATGGAGCTAAAAAGTTAGGTGATTTTTAA
- the galT gene encoding UDP-glucose--hexose-1-phosphate uridylyltransferase translates to MINSLIQELLNYGLQKELIDSCEEIYSRNLLLDVLNLKEWKKEEPKTGRDIEIILLDICHWAIENNLINDSPSEMELLDTKLMNCITPRPKEVINKFNNDFKISPEKATANYYEFSKNTNYIRDARIKRNLHWFSNTPYGDLEITINLAKPEKDPKDIEREKNMPKSSYPSCLLCLDNVGYSGRLNHPARQTHRVIPMNLKSENWYFQFSPYVYYNEHSIVFCEDHRPMKMGKDTFDRLLEFIEIFPHYCIGSNADLPIVGGSILSHDHYQAGKHTFPMEKAPIENKFQMKAFPEVSCGTIKWPMSVIRISSKNKETLSKAAEYIFEKWKNYSDETVDIIAYSEGIPHNTVTPIARKVGAEYQIDLALRNNRTSDEHPMGIFHPHSEVHNIKKENIGLIEVMGLAILPGRLQEEMILLEKELQNPNWQITLKENPTLGKHYDWIKNIVSKRDDIVTLDILKEEIGKTFSTVLEHAGVFKRDDTGKKAFKNFTDTL, encoded by the coding sequence ATGATTAACTCTTTAATACAAGAACTACTAAACTACGGCTTACAAAAAGAACTAATCGATTCATGTGAAGAAATTTACTCTAGAAATCTTTTACTCGATGTTTTAAATTTAAAAGAGTGGAAAAAAGAAGAACCTAAAACAGGAAGAGATATTGAAATTATACTTCTAGATATTTGTCACTGGGCTATTGAAAATAATTTGATTAATGACTCTCCGTCTGAAATGGAACTTTTAGATACTAAGTTAATGAACTGTATTACTCCAAGACCAAAAGAAGTTATTAATAAGTTTAATAACGATTTTAAAATTTCACCTGAAAAAGCAACAGCTAACTATTATGAATTTTCAAAAAATACCAATTATATTAGAGACGCTAGAATTAAAAGAAATTTACATTGGTTTTCAAATACTCCCTACGGCGATTTAGAAATAACTATTAATTTGGCTAAACCTGAAAAAGATCCTAAAGATATTGAAAGAGAAAAAAATATGCCTAAGTCTTCTTATCCTAGTTGTCTTTTATGTTTAGATAATGTAGGATACAGTGGCAGATTAAATCATCCAGCTAGACAAACACATAGAGTTATTCCTATGAATTTAAAGTCTGAAAATTGGTATTTTCAATTTTCTCCATATGTTTATTATAATGAACACTCTATAGTTTTTTGTGAAGATCACAGACCTATGAAAATGGGCAAAGATACTTTTGATAGACTTTTAGAATTTATTGAAATCTTTCCACATTATTGTATTGGTTCTAATGCTGATTTACCTATAGTTGGAGGATCAATTTTATCTCATGATCATTATCAAGCTGGAAAGCATACATTCCCAATGGAAAAAGCTCCAATCGAAAATAAATTTCAAATGAAAGCTTTTCCTGAAGTTAGTTGCGGAACCATTAAATGGCCTATGTCTGTTATTAGAATATCTTCAAAAAATAAAGAAACTCTATCTAAAGCAGCTGAATATATTTTTGAAAAATGGAAAAATTATAGTGACGAAACTGTTGATATTATAGCTTATTCTGAAGGTATTCCTCACAATACCGTTACTCCTATTGCTAGAAAAGTAGGCGCTGAATATCAAATAGATTTAGCTTTAAGAAATAACAGAACCTCTGATGAGCATCCTATGGGAATATTCCATCCTCATTCTGAAGTTCATAACATAAAAAAAGAAAATATAGGACTTATTGAAGTTATGGGACTTGCTATTTTACCTGGAAGACTTCAAGAAGAAATGATTCTTTTAGAAAAAGAATTACAAAATCCAAATTGGCAAATTACTTTAAAAGAGAATCCTACTCTTGGTAAACATTATGATTGGATTAAAAATATAGTGTCAAAAAGAGATGATATTGTAACATTAGATATTTTAAAAGAAGAGATAGGAAAAACTTTCTCTACAGTTTTAGAGCATGCTGGGGTCTTCAAAAGAGATGATACTGGAAAAAAAGCTTTTAAAAACTTCACAGACACATTATAA
- a CDS encoding GIY-YIG nuclease family protein, with product MNNSNKKWYVYILRCENNSLYTGITTNVTKRFQQHISGKGAKYTKIYKPTKIEVVFIKENRSEASKEEIRIKKLTKLEKERLCKNIFNDILKTNN from the coding sequence ATGAATAATTCAAATAAAAAATGGTACGTTTATATTCTAAGATGTGAAAACAACTCTTTATATACGGGTATTACAACAAATGTTACAAAGCGATTTCAACAACATATTAGTGGAAAAGGAGCTAAATATACAAAAATTTATAAACCTACAAAAATTGAGGTTGTTTTTATTAAAGAAAATAGATCTGAAGCATCCAAAGAGGAAATTCGAATTAAAAAACTAACTAAGTTAGAAAAAGAGAGATTGTGTAAAAATATATTTAATGATATACTCAAAACAAATAATTAA
- a CDS encoding sulfite exporter TauE/SafE family protein, which produces MLETFFSEISLINFMFLASACFCAAFVDAIAGGGGLISLPAFLAAGLDPHMALGTNKLAAFFSSSGSAFKFARSGKINWDLIKYLIPFSFIGAILGVKAVILIDSKYLYPIAFFLLVFVLIYTLKNKNLGSHDNFQGVNSKNLKLGILMAFSLGFYDGFFGPGTGSFIIFGFIEIFKLDFIRASGNSKFLNLASNIASVITFIYYGKIAYMYALTVGVVMLIGANVGAKVAVTRGTKFIRPVFLVITTIVTAKMAITFLQQL; this is translated from the coding sequence ATGTTAGAAACCTTTTTTTCAGAGATTTCTTTAATTAACTTTATGTTTTTAGCTTCAGCTTGCTTCTGTGCAGCATTTGTTGATGCTATTGCTGGTGGAGGTGGATTAATTAGCTTACCAGCTTTTTTAGCTGCAGGATTAGATCCTCATATGGCACTTGGAACAAATAAACTAGCAGCTTTTTTTTCAAGTAGTGGTAGTGCTTTTAAGTTTGCTCGTTCAGGAAAAATAAATTGGGATTTAATAAAATACCTAATTCCTTTTTCCTTCATTGGAGCTATTTTAGGAGTTAAAGCAGTTATTTTGATTGATTCAAAATATCTATATCCTATTGCATTCTTTTTACTAGTTTTCGTTCTTATTTATACTTTAAAAAATAAAAATTTAGGTAGCCATGATAATTTTCAAGGAGTAAATTCAAAAAATTTAAAACTTGGAATCTTAATGGCATTTTCTCTTGGATTTTATGATGGATTCTTTGGTCCTGGAACAGGTTCGTTTATAATATTTGGATTTATTGAAATTTTTAAATTGGATTTCATCAGAGCGAGTGGAAATTCAAAATTTTTAAATTTAGCTAGTAATATTGCTAGTGTTATAACATTTATATACTATGGAAAAATTGCTTATATGTACGCCCTTACAGTTGGAGTTGTAATGCTAATTGGAGCTAATGTTGGTGCCAAAGTTGCTGTTACAAGAGGTACAAAGTTCATAAGACCTGTTTTTCTTGTTATAACAACTATTGTTACTGCTAAAATGGCTATAACTTTTTTACAACAACTATAA